GTGACTTGTGAAATCAGACATGAGAACTGTAGTGAGAAGTTCATTATGACCTATGTATATGCAAAGTGTAAGGATCAATTAAGGAAGCCTCTTTGGGATGTTATGCTTAAAAGATCAGAAACAATGTATCCTTGGTGTATTTTAGGTGATTTCAATGTTATCACTTCTACTAGTGAAAAGTTGGGTGGTAAAGACTATAATATTAATAAGAGTTTAGagtttattagtattattgagGCATGTGGATTAGTTGATATGGGATATTATGGTCAGGATTACACTTGGTGTAATCATAGGAGAGATGGTGCAAGGATATGGAAAAGACTGGATAGAGGCATGAATAATGATAAGTGGATTGAAACAATGCCTCACTCAAATATTACTCATCTTCCTTCTGTAGGGTCTGATCACTGCCCATTATTGATGGAAATATGTGATATTCAATCTAATaccattaaatattttaaatttctgaaCTGTTGGACTGAGAATGATTCTTTCCTCAAAACTGTAGAAAATTGTTGGAAAATAGATGTAATTGGTAACCCTATATGGAAGtttcatacaaaattaaaaaggtTAACAAAGACTTTGAGAGAGTGGTCAAAACAGGTTTATGGTGATGTATTTGAAAAGGTTAAACAGTATGAGGAATTGGTGAATAAGGCTGAAAATGATATGATTAGTAATTATAGTATTGAAAATGGAGAGAAGCTTAATGCTATGAATGCTAAGTATATTAAGTACTTAAAGTTGGAATATAAGATTCTTCAGCAGAAAACTCAGTTACATTGGTTACAAGAGGGTGATGCTAACACTAAATATTTTCATGCTGTGATTAGAGGTAAAAGAAATAGAATGGCAATTCATAAGTTGAAGGATGACAGTGGAAACTGGATAATAGGGGAAGAAGATATTGCTAAAAAGGCATGTGATTATTATGAGGAGATTTTTACTggtaaaaatgagaaaattaaggaagATATACTGCAGTGTATTAATCCTATGATTACTCAGGAACAAAATGATGGTTTAGATAGACTACCTGATATGGATGAATTGAGAAGGATTATTATGAGTATGAATCCTCATTCAGCACCTGGTCCTGATGGTTTTGGAGGAAAATTTTATCAAGTATGTTTTGATATTATCAAAAAAGATCTCTTGGATGCTGTTAATCATTTCTATATTGGTAATAGTATGCCTAGATATATGACACATGCTTGTCTAATATTACTCCTCAAAATTGATCATCCTTGCAGACTTAAGGATTTCAGACCTATTAGCCTTAGTAATTTTGTTAATAAAATCATATCTAAAATACTTAGTACTAGACTGGCTTCCATATTACCTGGTGTTATTTCTGAAAATCAATCAGGTTTTTTTAAAGGGAGGAGTATAGCTGAGAATATTTTATTAGCTCAGGAAATTATCCATGTATTAAAAAACCAAAAGAAGGCTGTAATGTGGTAATTAAATTAGACATGGTTAAAGCTTATGATAGGGTATCTTGGACTTACACTTGTTTGGTTTTAAGGAAAATGGGGTTTAGTGAAGTGTTTATTGATAGAGTTTGGAGGATTATGAGTAATAATTGGTATTCTATTGTAATAAATGGAAAGAGGCATGGTTTTTTTCATTCCAAGAGAGGTCTTAAATAAGGTGATCCTCTATCTCCAGCATTATTTATTCTGGGGGCTGAAGTACTGTCAAAACAACTTAATCTTCTCTATCAAAACTATCAATATAAAGGGTTTCAGATGGAAAGAAATGGTCCAAAAATTAATCATCTTAGTTTTGCtgatgatataattatatttgcTTCTACTGATAGTAATTCCCTTCATCTTATTATGAAAACTATTGAGGCATATGAAGAAGTTTCTGATCAGCAggtgaataaagaaaaaagtttcTTTATGGTATCTTCTAACACTAGTCATGACATTATAGAAGAGATTAGGATAGCTACAGGTTTTAATAGGAAGAACAACCCTATCAATTATCTTGGGTGTCCATTATATATTGGAGGGCAAAGGATTATATATTACTCTGAGCTGGTTGAAAAGGTTATTAAAAGAATTGCAGGTTGGCATtccaaaatcttaaattttggaGGTAAAATTACTTTGGTAAAACATGTTTTGCAATCTATACCAATACATACACTTGCTGCTATCTCACCTCCAAAAACTACCTTACATTGTATTCAAAAGCTTATTGCTGATTTCTTTTGGGGAAGTGATAGAGatggaaaaaaatatcactGGTCTTCATGGGAAAACATGGCATATCCAACAAAAAAAGGGGGTATTGGAGTGAGATTACTTGAAGATATTTGTACAGCCTTCCAATATAAGCAATGGTGGGAGTTTAGAACTAAAAAATCCTTATGGAGTCAGTTTTTAAAAGCTAAATACTGTCAAAGAGCCAATCCAGTGGCTAAAAAGTATGATTCTGGAGATTCCTTGGTTTGGAGATACTTAACTAGAAATAGGATTAAGGTGGAATCTCTTATTAAATGGCAATTACATTCTGGTACTAGTAGtttttggtgggataattggTTGGATAGTGGAACTATTGCCAGCCAAAGTGGTCAAATATCTAGTTTAAATAATAGTTTGGTTGCTGATTTCATAAAGGATGGCAAGTGGAAGGAAATACTTATTAGACAACAAGTGACACCTTTACTAATACCTAAAATTTTGCAGACAAAATTCAATTATACTACTGGAAAAGATGACACTGCAATATGGACTCCTGCTGAAAATGGCAAATTTACTATAGCTACTGCATGGGAGTgtattagaaagaaaagaaatattgacattattaatactattatttggCATAAAGAATTACCTTTTAAAATAGccttctttatttggagagcTTTAAAAGGTAAATTGCCTACTAATGAACTTTTGCAGAAAATTGGCAAACCTATATCTGAGTGTTATTGTTGCTATATTAGAGGCAAGGATGACATTAATCACATTTTGATTAATGGCAACTTTGCTAAACATATATGGAAAACACATGCTGCAACACTTGGAGTAAGGACAGTCAATACCACACTTAGAGCACAACTATTGCAATGGAAGGATCAGCAAACTAACAATGAGgtacaaaaattaattgttCAAACTTTACCTAATCTAATTTGTTGGCATTTGTGGAAAAACAGGTGTGCTGTCAAGTATGGAAAGAAGAGCTCTAACATATATAGAGTACAACATGGCATATTTAAGGATGTAATGCAGGTTATCAAATTGGAGTTTCCAAGTATACCATGGCAGTCTAGTTGGAGCAAATTAATTAACATAGTCGAGCATTGCAAACACCAATATAACATAGTGTTGGTGAGGTGGAATAAACCAAATTTAGGCAATTACAAACTTAATACAGATGGGAGTGCTTTACAGAACTCAAACAAGATTGGAGGTGGAGGTATTTTAAGGGATCATCAAGGTAAAATAGTTTATGCTTTTTCTATACCTTTTGGTTTTGGAACTAACAATATTGCAGAGATAAAAGCTGCTCTATATGGGCTGGAGTGGTGTGAACAACATGGATACAAAAGAGTGGAATTAGAAGTTGATTCAGAACTGCTATGCAATTGGataaaaaacataatacaaaTCCCATGGAGATATGAAGATCTTGTCCAACAAATCCAGCAAATAATTAGGAAAATGGATTACTTTCAATGTCACCACATCTACAGGGAAGCAAACAGCACTGCAGACTTGTTATCCAAATGGAGCCATGGCCTGGAATTAGTTCAACACATTTACACAACAAGACAACTTGAGGGAGCAATTAAAGGAAGCTATCTACTGGAGAAGATGGGCACacaaaattttagaagaagGAAGCTAAAGAGAATAAAACATCCACCTTAGATATATTACAAGTTATAAATGTAGTATATTATAAATGACATTAAATGTATTCATTAACTAGTTTTTAGTTAGTAGAATAGATTTACTTTCTATTATCcatgtaaagggagagtctccctagtTTATGCTTTCGTTAGGTATCTCTATAGACATGCATCAATTTGTATAAGGATGAATTGACTATCTTAGTAGATAAGTCAATTACATTCTACCTAAGTAGTAGAAGGTAAGGTATAATGCCCCCCTtcttcttgtatattttttaaaataaatggtaAGGCCTGGGGGTGATGCTAAGCCCCTGACCCACTCCAAGGGtcgattaaataaaaaaaaaaaccccaaaccccaaaccctaaaccccaaaccctaaaccctaaaccccaaaccctaaaccctaaaccccaaacccaaaccccaaaccccaaaccccaaaccccaaaccccaaaccctaaaccctaaaccctaaaccctaaacccaaaaaaaaaaaccctaaaccctaaaccccatcGCGCCCCATTTCCtgaattttttctctctcaaaaaATTTCTCTCTCCTCGCAGACGCTCTCTCACAACGGCAAACGAACCACAATCTCCCAGCGCCGCTACGGCGCGTGGGACGGCGGCTGATGTCACATGGCCGACGGAACACAACCAAGAGGAGCGCCCAGGTGTAAGCTCCATCTTACAGAATAATATGCACCTAGTACTACCTCAGAGCGCCTTGAAATCGTGGAAGGAAGATGCGATGGAAACTGCGATTAGTGACAGGCAACTCGTTGAAGGTCGCCAAATCACTTCCTCAAGAAATTCTGGGAAGAATCGAGAGGAATCAAGTAGAGAAGTGAAATCTCCCCATCAAGATCTGTCATCAATCCAAAAATCAACTCAATCTACCGTTCCAATTGATCAGGAGATTGAGGCGAATTTTGACGAAATCGCGACTGAATCGCCTGAGCTGCGGCCCCAATTTCGACCACCCTCCAGCCAATTTCGAAAGAATTTGAGCACTGGGGTTTGTTCTCTAATGGAAGAGGAATCTTTATGTCCAAGCTCGAAGTAGATAGACGGTCAAATCACCGGCGGCGAAAATTCCGGTGACCCTGCACCTGATATCGTCGGAACTAATGGAGTCACAATGGAAAAAAAGGACAATCATGGTCAAAGCATGGGGGTAGTAACCCAACCTTCTCAAAAGGGTCGAGAAATGGACAAGAACAGCACCAATTCCTCTCAAGCTGATCATAAACGAGATGATCAACATCAAAGTTTCGAAAATGCAGGGGAACACTCAAGCTGTAGTCGAAGGGGTACACAGCAGGATCCAACACAAGATACTTCAGCAATGGAGGCAAAATCTAAGAACAAGGAGATCAACACTGAACAGGGGGAGAAGTTGGTCGATCAACAGGGCAATACCATGGAAGCCACGAGCACACAATCAACCAATTCAACTAACAAAAACTCTAATTTTCCCCTTGTTGATACTGATACTTCACCACAGCTAACACCTAATCTTCGTGCAGATAATTCATCAAGGAAATACAACAAAGGAGACAATGGCAAGATGGATGGAAACATAGATGAACATGGACAGGATCAAAACAAGGAAAATAAGCAACATACAAACCAGCAGGAACAACAATTGGAGGAGAGTAACAAGAAGCTAACAGGAACAAAATCAATCCATTCACAAAAGAACAATGGCAAACAGATGGAACAAGAAACTCACACCAATAAACAAAAGGAAGGCATCGGTGGTAAACAAATGGATAAGCGGACTTACCATAATAACTTCCCAAAGATTTCCAACAATTTTTCAAGGTATGATCACACACCTCAAACTGATAGAACTATTAGTCAGGATGGACAGGTCAATCAAACCAATGTTAGACAGCTTCCAAATCAACAACAGGCGCAACAGAGTAAGAACAACAATATTTCTGAGCAAAATGCAGAACCTGCACCTTATACAGTAGTTCAATCCTTTGCTGCGAGGCTAAGATATAACGAGGCCAGAAGTGAAACTCCCATTAGCCTTAATGAGCCTATTCACACTACTAAACAAGGTTTCCCTGCTGTTCTCATTGATGAAAACgattattatgtgaagttggctGAAATCTGCAAATATACTCTTATTGGAAAGTTTACCAATACCATGCCAAGAATGGAACAagtgagaaaaagttttatCCTTCAAACCCAATTGATGGGGGGAGTTAAGATCACTCACTTTAACTCTAGACACGTGTACATTGACCTAGATAATGAACTTGATTACCAAACAGTGTGGACTAAGTTGAAAATGACTATTGAAGGCCAAGCAATGAGAATACAAGTCTGGACACCAGATTTCACACCTGAAGAAGAAACACCTATTGTACCTATATGGGTGTCTATACCAGGCTTACCTTGGCATTGCTACAACAAGGTGTTTCTATCTACTATCTTGGAAAGTATTGGGAAGGTTTTGTTCCTAGACTCACCTACATCCCAAAGAACAAGAGGTAGTACCACCAGGGTGAAAATCCAAGTGGATCTTACCAAGGAAAGGCCAGCACATGTTTGGTTGGGATTTAAAAATTCCAATCCCAACAAAGGAAGATGGCTGAAAGTAGAGTATGAGGGTATCCCTAGCTACTGTTTCTACTGCAGACATCAAGGACACAAAAATGAAGACTGTACAATCAAGAGAAGAGATGAGGAAATCAAGAGGAAAAAGGATCTGGAAGTAGACAGAAACAATAAAGAAATGGGAGCTGGAAACATTCAGGAACAAGAATATAATGCAAAGGAAGATACTGAAAAAAATGGCACCAAATCAACAAAGAACCAGAAGGAATCCACAGTGCAAGAAAGTgaattaaatcaaaccaaaccacaCAAAAATAGCCAGCAACATCACACAGAAATGCATGATCAGGCTACACAAGGGCAACAGGGAGAGAAAAATGAGGAACAATGgcaaacacaaaagaaaaaacatcaaaaacagCAAGACCAAAACAGCTCCAAACCTGTTTGGAGGCCAGTCACCCAAACAATACAAGGATTCAATGACAGCAAGCAGCAAGAGCAAGCAAATGCAGGTATATCTAAAATcccaattcaaaataatttttcacaGCTTGACATGCAGGAAAATCAGGACAACCAACAAGCTAGGAAGCAGGACTCAAGGGAAGGAACAAATATAAGCAGTGCTGAACAAAATGTTAAGGACACTCACAACAATGGTAAAACAACCAAGCTGCAAAATAGAGAAAGCAACAGCAAGAAGAATTCAGTGCAGGAAACACAGATGGAGCAGCAGGGTGAGCAGATTGGGAGCAAGGATGAAGCAGATCAAGCAAATCAATCAGATAAAAACCAATTAAATGTACAACCTAACAAGAACAATCCAAGTAAACGCAACAGGTCCATTCAGCACACTGCTGACACCAACAAAAACAAGAGAACAGGTATTGACTTATCTCTCCCAAACCCCCAATCCCCCAATAACTGTAATGTTGATGATGGTCTTACTGATGAAGTTGCTGGAGGTATGGATGGGGGGTGTCAGGAGATAGCCATTAACTTGCAGGAAGGGGACTCCAAAGGGGGGAATTTGCCTCATGTTTTGCATGAGGGGTTGGTTGACCCTAGGACAGCCCATAGAGCCATTAGGAATGTTGACAAAAACCAGGCACAAAGAGATCAAACACAGCAGCAAGCTCAAAACAATGACATCAAAAAACAAGCTGCCAAGGAAACAACAAAGGAACAGGTTGAAAATTTGGTTGACAAGGATCATGTGGAACAGAATGTTACTATGGTTAAAGAAAGCTCTCGTAAGAGTAAGAATAAACCTAGTAAACAGAAAAGGGATGctgaaaaaaaaagacaaaatagGCAACTTGACAAAGATATGGAACAAGACCATGAAGTAAGGGAGGAATCTTGCAACAAATTTGTGATGGTGGATGATAACCATGGTTTAAATATTCCTCCCTTACAAGTGCATTACATGGCTCCTCACACATCAGACTCCCCGTACAAAATGCAGCAACAATGTAGATTCAATACTGAACAAGGTTTGGATGAATATGGAGTGATCAATTCTGAGGATGAGCTTGGAGAAGATAATCAATCTAGACAGGACTCTGATGATAATGATGAGACTAGTGAGGCATTGATTAGGGCCTTCAGTCCTTATACTGATCAGACAATGGAGAATGAGGTCCAACAGTTGACTAAAAATCAGAGCTTATCTCCAAGGAGTTTCCAAAAAGACAGATTCCACTTCACTAAGCAAGATGCCAAAACTGTCACTGCTGGAAGACCTAACACTAGACTTTTTTCATCCAGATCCTCCCAATGATTAGTACAATAATATGGAATGTTAGGGGGATCAACACTCAGGGAGTGTTGGAAAGACTCAAAATGCTTAGAAAGATGCACCATCTGTCTATTATTGCTATTCTGGAACCTTTCTCTGATAGTGTTAATATTCAGAGCTTCAAAATGCAATTGAACATGGATAACGCTATTAGTAATTGTAATAGTAAGATTTGGGTTTTTTGGAACAGTGATATTGACTATAATATTCTTGATGAAGATGAACAGCAAATTACTTGTAACATTAAACACAATGAATTACAATATCAATTTACTAATACCTTTATTTATGCAAAGTGCAAAGAGTATCTCAGGAGACCTTTATGGGAGAAATTACTTCATCAAGCCAATGCCAGTACTAATCCTTGGTGTTCAGTAGGGGACTACAATGTTATTTCAAATGTGGAGGAAAAACTAGGTGGCCTACCCTACAATATGAAAAAGAGTATGGATTTCATTGCTGTAACTGAAGCATGTGGTCTTATAGACATAGGGTTCAATGGTCACAGATTTACATGGTCTAATAAGAGAGGCATCAATCACAGAATTTGGAAGAGGCTAGACAGGGCTTTGGTGAATGACTCTTGGCTTGAAAAGATGCCTCAAACCACTATAACACACCTATCTTCCACAGGTTCAGATCATTGTCCTTTACTCATGGAAATGGTATCCACTGAAGCTGAACACATCAAATACTTTAAATTCCTTAACTGTTGGGTTGACAATCCAAATTTTTTACTTACTGTTAAGAATTGTTGGGATAGACCTGTGGAAGGTCATGCCATGTGGAGGTTTCACCAGAAAATGAAAAGACTTTCTAACACCCTAAGTGTTTGGTCCAGAGAGGCTTTTGGGGATATCTTTCAAAAGGTTAGGATGTATGAGGACCAAGTGCATGAAGCGGAAGAAAGCTACATCCTAAACCAAAGTGAGTCAAATAGGATGACCCTCCATGAACTCAATGCTCAATATATCAAGTTTCTTAAAATTGAGGACAtcattttgaaacaaaaaactCAGCTTCAATGGTTTAAAGATGGTGACACCAACTCCAAATATTTTCACTCTATTATAAGAGGAAGGAGAAAGAAACTTTTCATTCATAAAATTGTTACTGAAAATGGGGTTTGGATACAAGGTGAAAACAATGTAGCTAAGGAGGCTTGTGATCATTTCAACACTATTTTTACAGGCGAGAATACGTATATTAATGATCACAACTTGGATTGCATCCCAAAGGTAGTCAATGAGGACCAAAACAATCAGCTTACAGCACTACCGGATATGGATGAGCTTAAAGAAGTTGTATTTTCCATGAATCCTAATTCTGCAGCTGGTCCTGATGGTATGAACGGGTACTTCTTTCAGAAGTGCTGGAACATTATCAAGAGAGATTTGATGGAAGTACTTCATGCTTTTTTCAGTGGACAAATGATCCCTAAGTACTTCTCTCATTCTTGCATTGTGTTGCTCCCCAAAGTGAACAATCCAAACAAACTTACGGAGTATAGGCCGATAAGTCTGAGCAACTTCACTAGTAAGATTATATCTAAACTAGTAAGTAAGAGACTTAGCCCTATCCTTCCGTTCTTGATCTCTACCAACCAATCTGGCTTTGTAAAGGGGAGAAATATTTCTGAAAACATCATGCTTGCCCAGGAAATCATTCATCAAATCAAAAAACCCAATATTGGAAGTAATGTAGTTATCAAACTAGATATGGCAAAAGCTTATGACAGGGTCTCTTGGTCATATATATGTCTGGTTCTACGAAAATTTGGTTTCAGTGAGGTGTTTATTGACATGATTTGGAGAATCATGGCTAATAATTGGTACTCCATTATTGTCAATGGCAACAGGTATGGCTTCTTCCGATCTAGTAGAGGCCTCAAACAGGGTGATCCACTATCCCTGGccttatttattttaggtgccgAGGTGTTGTCGAGATCTCTTAATAGGCTTCACATGCATCCTGATTATCAGGGTTTCACTATGGAAAAAAGGGGGCCCCAGGTGAATCATCTCAGTTTTGCAGATGACATTATTTTATTCACTTCGGGAAGAACCAAAACCCTGAAACTCCTTATGAATACTCTAAAGGAGTATGAAAAGATCTCGGGGCAAATTATCAATGGGGATAAAAGCCTCTTTATGCTTCACCCTAGTGCATTCAATAACACTAAGGAGAGGATTAAAAGGCTGACAGGTTTTAAAGAGAAACAAGGCCCTATCACCTATCTAGGCTGCCCTTTATTTGTTGGCAGACCTAAAAATGTTTATTTCTCAGATCTTATTAATAAAGTTGTCTCCAGAATTACAGGTTGGCAAACGAAGCAACTTAGCTATGGTGGAAGGGCAGTGTTGGCTAAACATGTTCTCCAAGCTTTGCCTATACATCTTTTATCCGATGTAACTCCACCAAAGTCTATCATTCGACAGATCCAAATGATCATTGGAGATTTCTTTTGGGGATGgcataacaataaaaaaaaatatcattggtCCTCTTGGAAAAATTTAAGTTATCCATATGAGGAGGATGGAATAGGGATGAGAAACCTACATGATGTTTGTAGAGCTTTCCAATTCAAACAATGGTGGACATTTAGAACCAAGcaaactttgtggggagaatTTTTGAAAGCGAAATATTGCCAAAGATCCCATCCGGTGAGCAAAAAATGGGATACGGGAGAATCCTTAACCTGGAAACACATGCTTTTTATTAGGCAAAAAATGGAACAACACATTCATTGGAGACTTCAAGCCGGAGAATGTTCcttttggtgggataattggTTGGGAACAGGGCCATTATCCCACCATAACAGCAGGTGCAGCAGGTTTAGCAACATCAAAGTTGCTGATTTTTGGGACAATGGAGGATGGAATTGGAGGAAATTGGTAAAACATGCTCCAGCCAGTCAATTGAGTAGCATCATGGCTACTGCAGTTCCCCAACAGCAGCACAAGCAGGACCAAGCCATTTGGAAACTTAGCAGCGATGGCAAATTCAATTGCTCCACGGCTTGGGAGGAAATCAGGCACAAGAAGCCTCGGAATAAATTCAATTCTTTATTATGGCATAATTTCATCCCGTTTAAATCTTCATTTCTTGTATGGAGAATGTTAAAAGGCAAACTTCCTACAAATGAAAAGCTTACTAACTTTGGCATTGAGCCATCaccttgtttttgttgttttgataGAGCAGGCATGGACACCATCGACCATACCTTCAACTCTGGACCTTTTGCAGCTGGCGTGTGGAAGTCCTTTACAGCAGGAGCAGGGCTGCAGGCAGATCAAGCTCCATTGCAGGCGAAGCTGCGACAGTGGTGGACAGATAGACCACGCAATGAAGGCCACCAGCTGCTGCTGCAAGCCACGCCTGTTCTTATTGTTTGGAATCTATGGAAAAACAGATGCGCATGCAAATATGGAGGCAAATCAACCAACATTAGCCGTGTCAAATACGCAGTCTACAAGGATACTTTCAAGATGTTGAAGATGGCATTCCCACACATTAATTGGCCAGGAAACTGGGCAGCGCTAGTCCAAAAAGCTGAAAATTGCAAACATGAAATCAAAGTAAGCATGGTAACTTGGAACAGACCTTCGGAACAGTGGATTAAAATAAACACAGATGGAAGCGCTCTTACTAATCCGGGACAAACCGGGGTGGGAGGTATACTTAGAGACAAGGAAGGCAAAATGGTAATGGCATTTGCAACACCTCTAGGAGAAGGCACCAACAACATAGCGGAAGCCGAGGCTGTTCTTTTTGGTTTGTCATGGGCACTGGAATTGGGACACAGAAATATACTAATTGAGTTAGATGCACAGTTGGTAGTGAAGTGGATCACCAGGAAAGAAGTACCGCATTGGAGTGTTATTAATCAAATCGAGAGAATCCAACATCTTATCATGCAGACTCAAAATTTCAAGTGTACTCATATTTTCAGAGAAGCAAATTGGGTTGCAGACGCATTGTCAAAACACAGTCACAACATACCGGCCCCGCAGGTTTACTTCAACAGCACTCAACTACCTAGAGAAGCTCAAGCCTACTATCAAATGGACCTTCGGAACATGCCGAGCTTTAGAAGAAAGAAGACTAAGAAAATTTTTGATCCGCCTTGATTTTCCTATTCAACTTGGCTATGTTCAAGTGATATAGCTACTTTGAATAGGGG
The sequence above is a segment of the Solanum lycopersicum chromosome 10, SLM_r2.1 genome. Coding sequences within it:
- the LOC138339123 gene encoding uncharacterized protein, yielding METAISDRQLVEGRQITSSRNSGKNREESSREVKSPHQDLSSIQKSTQSTVPIDQEIEANFDEIATESPELRPQFRPPSSQFRKNLSTGIDGQITGGENSGDPAPDIVGTNGVTMEKKDNHGQSMGVVTQPSQKGREMDKNSTNSSQADHKRDDQHQSFENAGEHSSCSRRGTQQDPTQDTSAMEAKSKNKEINTEQGEKLVDQQGNTMEATSTQSTNSTNKNSNFPLVDTDTSPQLTPNLRADNSSRKYNKGDNGKMDGNIDEHGQDQNKENKQHTNQQEQQLEESNKKLTGTKSIHSQKNNGKQMEQETHTNKQKEGIGGKQMDKRTYHNNFPKISNNFSRYDHTPQTDRTISQDGQVNQTNVRQLPNQQQAQQSKNNNISEQNAEPAPYTVVQSFAARLRYNEARSETPISLNEPIHTTKQGFPAVLIDENDYYVKLAEICKYTLIGKFTNTMPRMEQVRKSFILQTQLMGGVKITHFNSRHVYIDLDNELDYQTVWTKLKMTIEGQAMRIQVWTPDFTPEEETPIVPIWVSIPGLPWHCYNKVFLSTILESIGKVLFLDSPTSQRTRGSTTRVKIQVDLTKERPAHVWLGFKNSNPNKGRWLKVEYEGIPSYCFYCRHQGHKNEDCTIKRRDEEIKRKKDLEVDRNNKEMGAGNIQEQEYNAKEDTEKNGTKSTKNQKESTVQESELNQTKPHKNSQQHHTEMHDQATQGQQGEKNEEQWQTQKKKHQKQQDQNSSKPVWRPVTQTIQGFNDSKQQEQANAGISKIPIQNNFSQLDMQENQDNQQARKQDSREGTNISSAEQNVKDTHNNGKTTKLQNRESNSKKNSVQETQMEQQGEQIGSKDEADQANQSDKNQLNVQPNKNNPSKRNRSIQHTADTNKNKRTGIDLSLPNPQSPNNCNVDDGLTDEVAGGMDGGCQEIAINLQEGDSKGGNLPHVLHEGLVDPRTAHRAIRNVDKNQAQRDQTQQQAQNNDIKKQAAKETTKEQVENLVDKDHVEQNVTMVKESSRKSKNKPSKQKRDAEKKRQNRQLDKDMEQDHEVREESCNKFVMVDDNHGLNIPPLQVHYMAPHTSDSPYKMQQQCRFNTEQGLDEYGVINSEDELGEDNQSRQDSDDNDETSEALIRAFSPYTDQTMENEVQQLTKNQSLSPRSFQKDRFHFTKQDAKTVTAGRPNTRLFSSRSSQ